Proteins from a single region of Murdochiella vaginalis:
- a CDS encoding NAD(P)/FAD-dependent oxidoreductase, producing MTEKRDKANKRVDILIIGGGPAGLSAALYAARSGKSVVVLEKETIGGQMMSTATIENVPGGDSDPSVLATRMQEQAERFGALFARGEVIRVCLDTTPKRIETEDTIWDAGAVILATGANPRKLGLDGEDAYVGRGLGYCATCDGPFFTGLPIYVVGGGDAAFDESLYLSTLSDNVTILYRGHTPRAAKLLQERAQASGKIHVVLNTEVVRLGGDPMLTSFVMRNNVTGKEETVEGDFGLFIYIGMIPNTALFRGQVKLDDGGYIVAGEDTTTDVAGVFAAGDVRTKTVRQIVGALSDGATAAIHAGRYLDQK from the coding sequence ATGACCGAAAAACGCGATAAAGCAAATAAAAGAGTGGATATCCTCATTATCGGTGGCGGCCCGGCCGGGCTCTCCGCTGCTCTTTATGCAGCGCGAAGCGGAAAATCGGTCGTGGTTTTAGAAAAAGAAACCATTGGCGGTCAAATGATGAGCACCGCTACCATTGAGAATGTGCCCGGCGGAGACAGCGATCCGAGCGTGCTGGCCACTCGTATGCAGGAGCAAGCGGAACGATTCGGCGCGCTATTTGCGCGCGGTGAAGTCATCCGAGTTTGTCTCGATACGACACCAAAGCGCATTGAGACAGAAGATACCATCTGGGATGCCGGTGCCGTTATTCTCGCGACGGGTGCGAATCCGCGCAAGCTCGGCCTCGACGGCGAAGATGCCTATGTCGGACGCGGATTGGGTTATTGCGCCACCTGTGACGGACCGTTCTTTACGGGTCTTCCCATCTATGTGGTGGGCGGCGGCGATGCCGCCTTTGACGAGAGTCTCTATTTGTCCACACTAAGCGATAACGTGACGATACTCTATCGCGGGCACACGCCCCGTGCTGCAAAATTATTGCAAGAGCGCGCACAAGCCTCCGGAAAAATTCATGTTGTGTTGAATACGGAAGTGGTGCGCCTGGGTGGCGATCCGATGTTGACGTCTTTTGTCATGCGCAACAACGTAACGGGAAAAGAAGAAACCGTGGAAGGCGATTTTGGTCTCTTTATTTACATCGGCATGATTCCCAATACAGCACTTTTCCGCGGACAGGTCAAGCTGGATGATGGCGGCTATATTGTCGCGGGAGAGGATACGACCACCGATGTAGCAGGCGTTTTCGCCGCGGGGGATGTGCGCACAAAAACCGTGCGTCAAATTGTCGGTGCTCTTTCGGACGGTGCGACTGCGGCAATTCACGCAGGGCGCTATTTGGATCAAAAATAA
- the cdd gene encoding cytidine deaminase, producing the protein MQKWTRQNCPQKALVDAAEDALEYAYSPYSHFQVGAALLDDHGVIWSGCNIENAAFSPGTCAERTALYKAVSEGVRSFQAIAIVGRQEGEQTLTASFTTPCGVCRQVLSEFCAKKMPVYVANGADDVVEYTLNELLPHSFGPEDLS; encoded by the coding sequence ATGCAAAAATGGACTAGGCAAAATTGTCCCCAAAAAGCGCTTGTGGATGCCGCAGAGGATGCGCTGGAATATGCGTATTCACCGTATTCACACTTTCAGGTGGGTGCGGCACTTTTAGATGATCATGGGGTCATCTGGAGCGGATGCAACATTGAGAATGCTGCCTTTTCTCCCGGAACCTGCGCCGAACGAACGGCACTCTATAAGGCCGTTTCGGAAGGTGTTCGCTCGTTTCAAGCCATTGCCATTGTGGGCCGGCAGGAAGGCGAGCAGACCCTTACCGCATCGTTTACGACGCCGTGTGGAGTGTGCCGTCAGGTATTAAGCGAATTTTGCGCAAAAAAAATGCCGGTCTATGTAGCGAACGGCGCGGATGACGTCGTGGAATATACGTTGAATGAGCTCCTTCCGCATTCCTTTGGACCGGAGGATCTTTCGTAG
- a CDS encoding metallophosphoesterase, giving the protein MTSQRKPKKKSLFSDLMVKWHRVILLVLSALVILGLLFSFYRSNMTFKTTEYTVASPYLPNAFNNYRIAQISDLHNNVFGKNGSKLQEAIEEANPNIVVLTGDIISRRTQNTDAVIEELKPIAEKYPTYYIRGNHELYRDQNMENAEAFYKALDAIGVVRLENRTVTLLHREATIHLAGLTEPLGCYEYSSPPKMEELLGKKGDGYTVLLAHNPLPFQTYVDWGADLILSGHVHGGVIRLPFIGGVLSPERSFFPAYSKGVYQSGKQSMVVSVGMGGTKFPFRLFNDQELVIITLTSQSIH; this is encoded by the coding sequence ATGACCTCCCAGAGAAAACCAAAGAAGAAAAGCCTGTTCAGTGACCTGATGGTGAAATGGCATCGCGTGATCCTGCTCGTACTCAGCGCGCTCGTTATTTTGGGACTGCTTTTTTCTTTTTATCGGAGTAATATGACATTTAAAACGACGGAATATACGGTGGCAAGCCCATACTTGCCTAACGCTTTTAACAACTATCGCATTGCCCAGATTTCCGATTTGCACAATAACGTTTTTGGAAAAAATGGAAGCAAATTGCAGGAAGCGATTGAGGAAGCCAATCCTAATATTGTTGTGCTTACAGGCGATATCATTTCTCGCCGCACGCAAAATACGGATGCGGTGATCGAAGAACTCAAACCGATTGCGGAAAAGTATCCCACATACTATATCCGCGGCAATCACGAGCTCTACCGAGACCAAAATATGGAAAACGCCGAGGCATTCTATAAGGCACTGGACGCCATTGGCGTCGTTCGATTGGAGAACCGCACGGTCACGCTTTTGCATCGGGAAGCGACGATTCATCTTGCGGGTTTAACGGAACCCTTGGGATGCTATGAATACTCTTCGCCGCCGAAGATGGAAGAGTTGCTTGGAAAAAAAGGTGACGGCTACACCGTTCTTCTGGCGCATAATCCGTTGCCGTTTCAAACCTATGTGGATTGGGGCGCGGACCTGATTCTTTCCGGTCATGTGCATGGTGGCGTCATCCGCCTGCCTTTTATTGGCGGCGTATTATCGCCGGAGCGCAGCTTTTTTCCGGCTTACAGCAAGGGCGTTTATCAAAGCGGCAAACAAAGCATGGTGGTTTCAGTCGGAATGGGTGGGACGAAATTTCCATTTCGCCTTTTTAACGACCAAGAGCTGGTCATCATTACTCTGACATCACAGTCCATTCACTAA
- a CDS encoding aminotransferase class I/II-fold pyridoxal phosphate-dependent enzyme produces the protein MNPSDSLSKKTDYLETLQSVRENGLYPLHMPGHKRNPHYGDALPYGLDVTEIEGTWDLHHPDRALRERLQEVAQSVGAATSFYMVQGSTGGNLAGVYTLCPPGSYVLLSRGSHQSLYHAVELLRLKPVYLMPDLVPPGIPGPIRPEQVQAALEAFPGIKAVLLTSPTFEGRRCDIRAIAELCHAHGAKLMVDQAHGAHLRYLADFLPHFSDAVADGADLVVESLHKTLPALTPAALVHAAKTVDCTELARAISIFETSSPSHILLASIDHCLRLMEKEGVSRHQEVLNAWLSSAKGLDALQVLEWMDFDEPSSLPDDPFRVVLSTAQASISGPELANRLREKGFEPEMAQAEHVLLLLSIGDDPAIFPSLVEAILAIDAQLTKTPKKRPVATLPSLPVQVLSIAQARRAPKSDVLLSDTAGYVAAEALWTYPPGIPLLMPGEQIRQNTLDALEGMASRGVRLRTDRRPEGVPFQKLSLYVVGAQLAESISLSENS, from the coding sequence ATGAATCCGTCCGACTCGCTTTCGAAAAAGACCGATTATCTGGAGACGCTTCAGAGCGTCCGCGAGAACGGTCTCTATCCCCTGCACATGCCCGGCCACAAGCGCAATCCCCACTATGGCGACGCGTTGCCCTATGGATTGGATGTCACGGAAATTGAAGGCACCTGGGATCTTCATCATCCCGATCGCGCCCTGCGTGAACGATTGCAAGAAGTCGCCCAATCCGTCGGTGCCGCCACATCGTTTTATATGGTACAAGGCTCCACCGGTGGAAATCTGGCGGGAGTGTATACCCTCTGCCCGCCCGGATCCTATGTTCTGCTTTCCCGTGGAAGTCATCAAAGCCTCTATCACGCAGTGGAACTGCTGCGTCTCAAGCCGGTCTATCTCATGCCGGATTTGGTGCCGCCGGGCATTCCCGGGCCAATTCGTCCGGAACAGGTGCAAGCGGCGCTAGAAGCTTTTCCCGGTATTAAAGCGGTTCTATTGACCTCCCCCACATTTGAGGGGCGACGCTGCGACATCCGTGCGATTGCCGAGCTCTGCCATGCACATGGAGCGAAACTCATGGTGGATCAGGCACACGGGGCGCACCTTCGCTATCTGGCAGACTTTTTGCCGCACTTTTCGGATGCCGTAGCAGACGGAGCGGATCTCGTTGTGGAAAGCCTGCATAAAACCTTGCCTGCATTAACCCCGGCGGCACTGGTCCATGCGGCGAAAACCGTAGATTGCACGGAGCTTGCGCGGGCGATTTCTATTTTTGAAACCAGTTCGCCCTCCCACATCCTTTTGGCCTCGATCGATCATTGCCTTCGTCTCATGGAAAAGGAAGGCGTGAGCCGCCATCAGGAAGTTCTGAACGCCTGGCTTTCTTCGGCAAAAGGATTGGATGCGCTCCAGGTTCTGGAATGGATGGATTTTGATGAACCTTCTTCCCTACCGGATGATCCGTTTCGTGTCGTTCTTTCCACGGCACAAGCCTCCATTTCCGGCCCGGAACTTGCTAATCGCCTGCGAGAGAAAGGCTTTGAACCGGAAATGGCACAAGCCGAACACGTGCTTTTGTTGCTGTCCATCGGCGATGATCCGGCCATTTTCCCTTCCCTCGTTGAGGCAATCCTCGCGATTGATGCACAGTTGACGAAAACGCCGAAAAAGCGTCCGGTCGCTACGCTCCCGTCTTTGCCGGTGCAGGTGCTTTCGATTGCGCAGGCAAGACGCGCCCCCAAATCGGACGTGTTGCTGTCGGATACGGCAGGCTATGTCGCGGCAGAAGCGCTATGGACCTATCCGCCCGGCATTCCGCTTTTAATGCCCGGAGAACAGATCCGTCAGAATACGTTGGATGCCCTGGAAGGCATGGCTTCACGCGGCGTGCGATTGCGTACCGACCGCCGCCCGGAGGGCGTTCCCTTCCAAAAGCTCTCGCTCTACGTGGTGGGTGCGCAGCTGGCCGAATCCATTTCCTTATCCGAGAATAGTTGA
- the mgtE gene encoding magnesium transporter encodes MENKTFLEKLNELIEKKDVVGVRKHIEDMHAADIATILEEEPAEEAAMFFRFMTKDKAAHVFSYLSLPRALDLVALFTTAQTASIFEGLYVDDAVDLLEEMPANAVRAVLQNATPKKREQLNRFLKYSDQSAGSVMSAEFIQIYPFMTVREAIDKIRNEKQLLDSFSEVYVTSKDLKLLGVLSVRELLSADDDQNIVDVMHDHIISITTDTDQEDALDIISRYDFSALPVTDSESRIVGIITADDALDISEQAASEDFQIMAAISPNDKEYFDTSVWDMAKSRLPWLLFLMLSGMLNGLILGSFEHAFLALPILVTFIPMLTDTGGNTGAQSSTLIIRGLATGDIDMKDAPKVLWKEFRVALCVGFVLGFLSFLRVAFFPPNDPIVGIVVGLAVMVIVLFSKLLGGMLPLLAERLGVDPALMAAPLITTIIDASGLVVFFLLAKAILQL; translated from the coding sequence ATGGAAAATAAAACTTTTTTAGAGAAACTCAATGAATTAATTGAAAAAAAAGATGTGGTTGGTGTCCGCAAGCATATTGAAGATATGCACGCGGCAGATATCGCGACGATTTTGGAAGAGGAGCCGGCGGAAGAGGCTGCCATGTTCTTTCGTTTCATGACGAAAGACAAAGCGGCCCATGTCTTCTCCTATTTAAGTCTGCCCCGCGCACTGGATCTGGTTGCTCTGTTCACCACGGCGCAGACGGCCTCGATTTTTGAAGGTCTATATGTTGATGATGCGGTTGACCTTCTGGAGGAAATGCCGGCCAATGCCGTGCGAGCCGTTCTACAAAATGCAACGCCAAAAAAGCGCGAGCAGCTCAATCGCTTTTTGAAATACAGCGATCAATCCGCCGGAAGCGTCATGAGCGCGGAATTTATTCAGATTTATCCTTTCATGACGGTGCGAGAAGCTATCGATAAAATTCGCAATGAGAAGCAACTTCTGGATTCCTTTTCAGAAGTCTATGTCACCAGCAAAGATCTCAAGCTTTTAGGCGTCCTCTCCGTTCGGGAGCTTCTTTCCGCCGATGATGACCAAAATATTGTGGATGTCATGCACGATCACATCATCTCCATTACAACAGACACCGATCAGGAGGACGCGCTGGATATTATTTCACGCTACGATTTTAGTGCTCTTCCGGTGACGGATTCGGAATCGCGCATTGTCGGCATCATCACCGCGGACGACGCGTTGGATATTTCGGAACAGGCTGCGAGCGAAGACTTTCAGATCATGGCCGCGATTAGCCCCAACGACAAAGAATATTTTGATACCAGCGTATGGGATATGGCCAAAAGCCGCTTGCCTTGGCTGCTGTTTCTCATGCTTTCCGGGATGCTGAACGGTTTGATTTTAGGTTCGTTTGAACATGCCTTTCTGGCGTTGCCCATCCTTGTCACCTTTATACCAATGCTTACGGACACTGGCGGTAACACGGGTGCGCAAAGTTCCACCCTCATCATTCGCGGATTAGCCACTGGCGATATTGATATGAAAGATGCGCCCAAGGTCCTCTGGAAAGAATTTCGCGTCGCCCTCTGTGTCGGCTTTGTATTGGGTTTCCTTTCCTTCCTGCGTGTGGCCTTCTTCCCGCCGAATGATCCGATTGTCGGCATCGTCGTCGGCTTAGCCGTCATGGTGATTGTGCTTTTTTCCAAGCTTCTCGGCGGCATGCTGCCGCTTCTCGCGGAGCGCCTCGGTGTGGATCCGGCCTTGATGGCGGCGCCGCTCATCACTACCATCATCGACGCCAGCGGATTAGTGGTCTTCTTCTTATTGGCCAAAGCCATTCTGCAACTCTGA
- a CDS encoding thymidine phosphorylase, translated as MNIVDIILKKRDGQALTDEEIHYFVDGVKTKTLPDYQISALLMAIYFSGMNGHEVASLTREMALSGDCLSFPALRHPIVDKHSSGGVGDKTTLVIAPVVAACGLPIAKLSGRGLGFTGGTIDKLESIPGFRTEISEEEFTQFVSQDGIAIIGQSADIAPVDKVLYALRDVTGTVDSLPLIAASIMSKKLADGSDAIVLDVKFGSGAFMKTPEEAIELAEMMVSIGEENGKKTIALVTDMTQPLGCAVGNAMEVKEALDTLRGEGPVDFRAECYALAEAMLMAGERAKNEEEAQRLVHDAITSGKALAKMKAMVMNQGGDVSYIEDPSLFPKAQYSLAGRAQQDGVVSAINAETIGKSSLLLGAGRRRTEDRIDPAVGLYVHKKVGDTVKKGEILFTVEANDESRGAEAVALAQSAYTLTTQSVQRAHTPVYAVVRKDGVIRTEKNA; from the coding sequence ATGAATATTGTCGATATCATCCTGAAAAAACGTGACGGACAAGCCCTCACGGACGAAGAAATTCATTATTTTGTGGACGGGGTGAAAACCAAGACGCTGCCGGACTATCAGATTTCCGCATTGCTCATGGCAATCTATTTTTCCGGCATGAATGGTCATGAGGTCGCAAGTCTCACCCGTGAAATGGCGCTTTCCGGTGACTGCCTTTCGTTTCCGGCGCTTCGTCATCCCATTGTGGACAAACATTCCTCCGGCGGCGTGGGGGACAAAACCACATTGGTCATTGCCCCTGTGGTGGCAGCCTGCGGCTTGCCCATTGCCAAGCTTTCCGGACGTGGACTCGGCTTTACCGGTGGAACCATTGATAAATTGGAGAGTATTCCCGGTTTTCGCACGGAAATCAGCGAAGAAGAGTTTACACAATTTGTTTCGCAAGACGGGATCGCTATTATCGGCCAGAGTGCCGATATTGCCCCGGTAGATAAGGTGTTGTATGCCCTGCGCGATGTCACCGGTACCGTGGATTCCCTTCCGCTCATCGCCGCTTCCATCATGTCAAAAAAATTGGCAGATGGATCGGATGCCATTGTGCTGGATGTGAAGTTCGGCTCCGGAGCCTTCATGAAGACGCCGGAAGAGGCCATTGAGCTGGCAGAGATGATGGTAAGCATCGGTGAAGAGAACGGTAAGAAAACCATCGCCCTGGTGACGGATATGACACAGCCTTTGGGATGCGCCGTGGGCAATGCCATGGAGGTCAAAGAGGCGCTGGACACACTTAGAGGAGAAGGACCTGTCGATTTCCGTGCAGAGTGCTATGCACTGGCTGAAGCCATGCTGATGGCGGGAGAACGCGCTAAAAACGAGGAAGAAGCACAACGCCTTGTTCACGACGCGATCACGTCCGGAAAGGCACTGGCCAAAATGAAAGCCATGGTTATGAATCAGGGTGGCGACGTGTCCTACATCGAGGATCCTTCTTTGTTCCCGAAAGCGCAATATTCCCTGGCCGGTCGAGCGCAGCAGGATGGAGTGGTGTCCGCCATCAACGCGGAAACCATCGGCAAGAGCTCGCTCCTTTTAGGCGCGGGAAGACGGCGCACCGAAGATCGGATTGATCCCGCGGTGGGGCTGTACGTGCACAAAAAAGTAGGCGATACGGTCAAAAAGGGAGAGATACTCTTTACTGTCGAGGCCAATGACGAGTCGAGAGGAGCCGAGGCCGTAGCTCTTGCCCAATCGGCCTATACCCTCACAACGCAATCGGTTCAACGTGCACATACGCCGGTGTATGCCGTGGTGCGTAAAGATGGTGTGATACGTACCGAGAAAAACGCGTAA
- the scfB gene encoding thioether cross-link-forming SCIFF peptide maturase, producing the protein MIHYFQSQGHKIALDVYSGAVHILDELSYALLAELTALQKEGVFQPGKGIDDVTRKEAKARVLSSSPAFSAEEAEEALTDLATLISQKRLFTEDPYAELALNLRDRKTYVKALCLNVAHTCNLDCDYCFASQGKYHGERALMTQEVAERAIDFVLDTSGPHRQIDVDFFGGEPMLNWSLVKDTVAYARAKEAETGKHLRFTFTTNGMLLDDEVTDFLNREMHNVVLSLDGRKEVHDRLRHTIDGRGSYDRIVPRFRAFVKQRGDKEYYMRGTFTKNNVDFFQDVLHMANLGFYRLSMEPVIGDPKEPYMLGPDDLPTLLGEYDTLAGEMIRRNRLARKITQEGGSVDDLPSSDHPFVFYHFMMNLEGGPCIHKRISGCGSGVEYLAVTPQGDLYPCHQFVGEEAFVVGNVWEGITKPEVTEPFKECNCYSHPECADCWAKLYCSGGCAANALHASGSLTGTVPFSCTLFRKRMECALAIQADRALAAME; encoded by the coding sequence ATGATTCATTATTTTCAATCGCAAGGCCATAAAATCGCGCTGGATGTGTATTCCGGCGCGGTTCATATTTTAGACGAACTTTCCTACGCGCTGTTGGCCGAGTTGACAGCATTGCAGAAGGAAGGAGTGTTCCAGCCCGGCAAGGGCATCGACGACGTGACGCGAAAAGAAGCAAAGGCTCGCGTGCTTTCCTCCTCCCCTGCGTTTTCCGCAGAAGAAGCGGAGGAAGCGTTAACGGATCTGGCCACGCTTATTTCACAAAAACGCCTGTTTACGGAAGATCCCTATGCGGAGCTGGCGCTGAACTTACGCGACCGCAAAACCTATGTTAAGGCCCTCTGCCTAAATGTTGCCCATACCTGCAACCTGGATTGCGACTATTGCTTTGCCAGCCAGGGAAAATACCACGGCGAGCGGGCGTTAATGACCCAAGAGGTTGCGGAGCGCGCCATTGATTTTGTGCTGGACACGTCCGGCCCCCATCGGCAAATCGATGTGGATTTCTTCGGTGGAGAGCCCATGCTCAATTGGTCTCTTGTAAAGGACACTGTTGCCTACGCACGGGCAAAAGAGGCCGAAACCGGAAAACACTTGCGCTTCACCTTCACGACAAACGGAATGCTGCTGGATGACGAGGTGACGGACTTTCTGAATCGAGAGATGCACAATGTGGTGCTCTCCTTGGATGGACGAAAGGAAGTACATGATCGCCTTCGCCACACCATTGACGGTCGCGGCAGCTATGATCGCATCGTTCCCCGTTTTCGCGCCTTTGTTAAACAACGCGGCGACAAAGAATATTACATGCGCGGCACCTTCACAAAGAACAATGTTGACTTTTTTCAAGATGTGCTGCATATGGCCAATCTTGGCTTCTATCGTCTTTCCATGGAACCGGTCATCGGCGACCCGAAAGAACCCTACATGCTCGGTCCCGATGATTTACCAACGCTTCTTGGCGAGTACGATACACTCGCCGGGGAAATGATTCGTCGAAACCGTCTGGCACGTAAGATCACGCAAGAAGGCGGCAGCGTCGACGATCTTCCTTCTTCCGATCATCCCTTTGTGTTCTATCATTTCATGATGAATTTGGAGGGCGGCCCCTGCATCCATAAACGGATTTCCGGATGTGGAAGCGGTGTCGAATATCTGGCCGTAACGCCGCAGGGCGATCTGTATCCCTGCCATCAATTTGTCGGCGAGGAAGCCTTCGTCGTAGGAAATGTATGGGAAGGTATTACAAAACCGGAAGTGACCGAACCGTTTAAGGAATGCAACTGCTATTCCCATCCGGAATGTGCCGACTGTTGGGCCAAGCTCTACTGTTCCGGTGGCTGTGCGGCCAATGCCCTGCATGCTTCCGGTTCGCTGACGGGAACTGTACCCTTCAGCTGCACGCTTTTCCGCAAGCGCATGGAATGTGCGCTTGCTATCCAGGCGGATCGGGCTCTCGCGGCGATGGAATAA
- the scfA gene encoding six-cysteine ranthipeptide SCIFF encodes MKHIISLQTRDLQKSAQEGGCGECQTSCQSACKTSCGIANQDCEHASK; translated from the coding sequence ATGAAACATATTATCAGTTTGCAAACCCGTGATCTCCAAAAGAGCGCACAAGAAGGCGGCTGCGGCGAATGCCAGACATCCTGCCAGTCGGCATGCAAAACGTCCTGCGGTATTGCCAACCAGGACTGCGAACACGCGTCAAAGTAA